A part of Nocardioides sp. WS12 genomic DNA contains:
- a CDS encoding MaoC/PaaZ C-terminal domain-containing protein, translating into MSAISELTKGDALPEITFEITRADLVAYAAASGDQNPIHQDEEIALAVGLPGVIAHGMYTLALVGRAVGEWAPGAEVVELGAKFVAPVVVPATGAARVTVTGTVGERTDDLLALALLVTSDGTKVLGAPKATIRG; encoded by the coding sequence ATGAGTGCCATCAGCGAACTCACCAAGGGCGATGCGTTGCCCGAGATCACCTTCGAGATCACCCGCGCCGACCTGGTCGCCTACGCGGCGGCCAGTGGCGACCAGAACCCGATCCACCAGGACGAGGAGATCGCCCTCGCGGTCGGCCTGCCCGGTGTGATCGCGCACGGCATGTACACCCTCGCGCTGGTCGGCCGCGCCGTCGGCGAGTGGGCGCCCGGTGCCGAGGTCGTCGAGCTGGGTGCGAAGTTCGTCGCGCCCGTCGTCGTACCCGCCACGGGGGCGGCACGGGTGACCGTCACGGGCACCGTGGGGGAGCGGACCGACGACCTGCTCGCGCTGGCGCTTCTCGTCACCTCTGACGGGACGAAGGTGCTCGGCGCGCCCAAGGCGACCATTCGTGGTTGA